TGAAGCAGGTGTCCTCGGGGCTCTCACATGAAGTTGGTTTCCACAACACCTTTTTCATTTGGTGAGTATCAGTCTGGTGGGAACTTATCACTGAGTAAAGCTGATACATGCAGTATTTATACTCAGGTACTCAGGTACTCTGATACATGCAGTATTTATACTCAGGTACTCTGATACATGCAGTATTTATACTCAGGTACTCTGATACATGCAGTATTTATACTCAGGTACTCTGATACGTGCAGTGTATTTATACTCAGGTACTCTGATACGTGCAGTATTTATACTCAGGTACTCTGATACATGCAGTATTTATACTCAGGTACTCTGATACATGCAGTATTTATACTCAGGTACTCTGATACGTGCAGTATTTATACTCAGGTACTCTGATACGTGCAGTATTTATACTCAGGTACTCTGATACATGCAGTATTTATACTCAGGTACTCTGATACGTGCAGTGTATTTATACTCATCCAGGCTTCAGCACTGAAACATCTGCAGGTCGACGACATGACGTTCTTCAAGTTCCTCCTCGGGCTCCTCGGTCCATTGCATATGTCCCATTGCATACAGTTCCATTGCATTAAGGTCCATTGCATATGTCCCATTGCATACAGTTCCATTGCATTAAGGTCCATTGCATATGTCCCATTGCATACAGTTCCATTGCATTAAGGTCCATTGCATATGTCCCATTGCATACAGTTCCACTGCATAAAGGTCCATTGCATATGTCCCATTGCATACAGTTCCACTGCATAAAGGTCCATTGCATATGTCCCATTGCATACAGTTCCATTGCATTAAGGTCCATTGCTAATGTCCCATTGCATACAGTTCCACTGCATAAAGGTCCATTGCATATGTCCCATTGCATACAgttccattacattacattacatgtcatttagctgacgcttttatccaaagcgacttacaataagtgcattaaaccgtgagtccaaactcagaacaacaagaatcaagcaagtacaatttcttcaataaagttaaactacaaagtactatccgtaagtgccatttaagtgctactaaagtgctatcagtaagggacatttaagtgctactacggcatttaaatgctacctattcaaggtatagtcgaaagagatgtgtttttagtttgcgccggaagatgtagagactttctgctgtcctgatgtcaatgggaagctcgttccaccaatgaggagccagcacagcaaacagtcgtgatttagctcgaagtgaaggagctacaagcagattggcagaagccgagcgaagtgaacgggctggggtgtacggtttgaccatgtcctggatgtagactggacccgatctgttcgcagcacggtacgcaagtaccaatgttttgaagcggatgcgggcggccaccggtaaccagtgaaggtcagaggagcggagtagtgtgggtaaatttcgggaggttgaagaccagtcgagcagctgcattctggatgagctgtagaggtcgaatggcattagcaggtagacctgccaagagggagttacaatagtccagccgtgagatgaccagagtctggaccagaacctgtgccgccttctgagtgagaaggggtcgtattctcctgatgttgtacagcatgtacctacaggagtgtgttattgcggtaatgttggcagtcagggagagttgactgtcgagcgtcactccgaggttcctggcagtcggagtcggaaccagcactgagttgttgaagttaatagttaggtcgtgggtgggagagccttttcctggaaggaggagaagttcagtcttgtccgggttaattttcaggtggtgagcggacatccactgagagatgtcggtcagacaggcagagattcgtgctgctacccgtgtttcagattggggaaacgagaggatcaattgggtgtcgtcaccatagctgtggtaggagaagccatgcgagcgaatgacagagccaagagagttggtgtacagagagaagagaagaggaccaaggactgaaccctgaggttAACGCATCGTTATCTCATAGTCAACACGGTCAAAATTGTTCCTCCACATTCAGACACATTTGGGACTTTTGTATCTTAAGAATTCTAAAATACATCAatttttgttgcacttttgtaTCTAAACCTGATTTTGTTGAGCACTTTATGTGTCGTACATCTCGCTCTACAAGGTCTTGCTTCAATTATTACCAACGTACGACAAGATCAGTGCAGAATGTTGTTGCATTGAGAAGAACAAAGTCCAAAAATGAAGCCAGAGTCACCTTTAAAAGAACATCCAGTCCGGTCTGTCTCGtgacaaaacaggaaacacgacacaacactacagatcctgacataaccccccccccccaaggggcggattccagacgtcccaacacagtcccccagggtgggtggaggggagccggtgGCCTGACCAAAAgcatggcagaagaagtccgggggacgggaccgaaggacgaccaccaggaggactgacctgctccggaggacggcaACCAGGCCGATAGATCTGGTCCAGAGGACGGGCAAAaggacgaccaccaggcggaccggcggactccggaaaaccgggctcaggggaaccgggctctggagccgtaggccGCGTCAAAGGAACCccgggaacagaagccggaagcggccggGGTGGCGACGGGACAGGgtaataatcaataattcatctttattttacCCCTGAAAACATACCAGACAGAGATAACTTGATTCCTCCATTTATTTGAAAATTATGAAAACTAAAACCCTTAAACACTTTACTAAAAAATAAGTGGTACATGACTTTATACAATAATTTGTGCCAGTATTAAAAACATATGATGTATACAATAATTAggtaatacaacatttaaatttgGCACCCAGATTTTTAAATTGATGCGCAAATGCTATTTATTCCTGAGTACATTGTTTTTGAGTATTCAACAGTGTTGAATGCAGGTTATGCAGTTATTAAAGATAATTAGACTACATTAGATGATATCAACCAGTGTATAATGTTTCCACCGTCAATCACAAAAAGTATAGATTTGTTAGATTCTCTCCTTATTAAATCCAGTGGTTGTTCTACtcagtgtgattgacaggagagATGATCAGAGGAGCAGAGTTTTTACCACCATCATTAAGACATGGACTAAAGTATGGGAAGAGTTTCTCAGTGAAGCAGCAGCCAGTAAAGGAGTAGATAAGAGCTGCAGCATCAACGTCATAAAAGGAGACCAGACCCTCCTCATAATCCACCAACACCCCCACCTTCTGAGGCCGAGACTTCAGAGAGAGACGGACTGGAGGGTCAGCACGAGCTGAGTACTCATTCTCATTCCTCAACCATATCATCCAGAAACCTTTCTGAGGAGACGCTGTGATTAATCCCTTCCTGTTGATGGACTCTCTCATCACTCCTAAAGTCCACTCAGTCTTTCCTTTAACCTGAACCTCGTAGTAAAATCTTCCTGAAGAGAAACTCTGCTTTGCTAAGACAATACCACAATAATCAAATCTCTGTGGATTGTCTGGAAGATTCTTCTTTACATCACCAAGTTTAACTTGTTTTCCATCATCAGACAGGATGAGGTTGGGATGTGCTGAATCAGGATCAAGTGTCAGATCCACTGCAGACTGCTGGATCCTCTTCAGCTCGACCTCAAACAGCTTCTTCATCTGTTTACTGAgcgtctcctccagctggttCACAGCTCTCATCACAGTCCCCTCATATGAAGGTGGACTGACTCTGACTCCAGCCCAGTTCTTGGTGGGTGGAGCAGCCTTCAGGGTCCTGAggctctggaggaggtggaggtggtcttcatagcgtgacagctgctccacctCAGTGCTTCTCTTCTTCAGCTCACAGATTTCCTGTTCCAGCTCTTTGATGAAGCCTTCAgcctgtttctctgtctttctctgcttctctttgatCGTGTCGATGAGCTCGGCCTGGCTTCTCTCAACAGACTCCTTCAGAGCGGTGAAGACCTGAACACCACCTgctatctctctgtctgcatcttccTCACTGAGCTCCACCGAGAGTTTGATCTCCTGAATCTTCAGttgtctcttctggatcatctGCTGGGTTTTAGCCTCAGTCTTCTCCATCTCGGCCTTCTTACCTTCATATTCTTCTTCCAGAGAAACAACATCATGGTTCTTGTGGTCTGAATAAGTGcagagcatgcagacacacatctgGTCGGTCTTACAGAACAGCTCCAGCAGTTTGTCGTGCTTCGTACACATCCTGCCTTCCAGGTTCTCCACGGGGTCGATCAGCTGATGTCTCTTCAGACCTGGTCTTGTCAGATGAGgctccaggtgagtctcacaGTAGGactccagacacacctggcaggACTTCAGGGCCTTCAGTTTGGTTCCAGTGCAGCCGTCACAGGGAACTTCTCCTGGTTTGGCAGCTTGttgctctgagctgctgctgctggctttctgTTGAGCTGACTGTCTGAACTGAGCAACCATCTCAGAGATGAAGGTGTTGACCTGCAGCTCAGGTCTGGTGGAGAAAGACTTCTTACAGTTGGGACAGTGATAGGGGACATTGATGTTCCAGTGTTGAGTGATGCAGGCTTTACAGAAGTTGTGTCCACATGGTATGGTGACTGGATCAGTGAACACATCCAGACAGATGGAGCACAGAAACTGATCCTCAATCAGCTGCCAGCTGGCAGCAGACATGTCTACAGTCTGAGGACAACAAGAGTGGGAAAACATAACTGTTATTACATAacttgttattatttgttttgtaaaaacaaactatGATTAGTAGATTATAATAAGTCTtcatgaattatgtttttatattatataaaagttTCTGCAATAAAGGAGCGCTCAGATATGCAGTTCAACAGGAGGGTTGGggcaaaatataaaatgttggtATTACTTCCTCATGAGATATGTTATTGATACACTGGCGGCTATTAATTTGTTAATCAACTGTTATTACAgaacttttaattatttgtttaataaaatcatTACATAAATATTCTTTTAGGGGTATTTTAcagataatataaaataataataaaacattgataAACTAATCGGATGTCTTAAGCATTGCAGTTATAAAACCCTGGGCCCTCTGGTTCAGAATTCAAatagaatttaatttaaaacacaatgtgacacCTGAATTACTGTCACATCTGATAATAAATAAGATAATATTACTGCTACCCTGCTGTTTATATTGTAATTAAAGTGAAAGTATTTTGAAAGtagacaaaacatttaaaatattgaacATAACCCATTTCTTACAATTTACTGTGATATATTAAgcagtatttaatttaaatatttgttttattgaagtTTCTGATGGAGCAGAGATGAATAAAAATCCCTCCATCTGTACAAAGACCTTTAgagtcagtgagtcagctcAACATTCAGTCTGAGTGGAACTTCCTGTCTGAGTGGAGCTGAGGTTTGGAGctcaaacaggaaacaggtcTGTGAATTAGCTGAAGCTAATGCTAGCTGTGATTGTATCCTGTGTAACCTTTAACTAGCCAGAGTTCAGTCCCTGTGGTTTGGTTTCTACCTGTTGGTTTGATCTACAATGACACATTTATATGGATTCATATTCTTTATATGATAAAACTAGACGTAAAACAATCAGATTCTAGTTTGAACTCAACGTGGACCAAATATTTAGTGAGTGTATTTAGTCTTTGTAGAAGAGTGGACTCACCAGTGTTTGTCAGagactctgttgttgttgttgttgttgagagaaATCTGCTGGATTCAGTTGAATGTCTCAGACTCACTTTACTTTCACTTCCTGAAAAGTGACTCTACAGCTCCTCCTTCTGTGGCCCGTCGCCAACAGGGAGCGGTGGAGGAAGTAATGAGAACCTGAACTGAAGGAAAAGtacaaacacaacaatgtgAAAATACTTCACTACAAGTAAACATCTTGCATTCAAAACTTCACTTACGTTTAAGTATTCTTCAAATGCATTTTAAGGATGTGTGAGGTAGGTGTATGTTTAATTTGTGGTCAATTGATCAGAATCTAGGCCGAACACTGTTCTATACCCATTGTCTTTCTTTACTAACTGATTGTATACGGTAACGTGGGTAATATCTAAAACGGCTAGTCGGTGTCTCCATCTCACCACTAGGAGGGTTGTCGGCGCTTTGTGTTCACGCTTCTTTGTCGAGTTTCTCAGAAGAAGAGTAACGCAAGACAAACGAAGAGTGTAGCGCAGTGAACAGGCACCCTCATTAAAACGTTGTTGAAACTGTGTTTACGGTGAACACTTAGTTCAAGGGAACggttagcttgttagctaagGATAGTGAGAGACTGTATTGAGTCTGTGCAGAAGAGTGGACTCACCAGTGTTTGTCAGAGattctgttgtgttgttgttgttgttgttgttgttgagaaaaAGCTGCTGGATTAAGTTGAATGTTTCtttagagagaaacagagagacttGTCTCGACTGCAGCTCTGCTGTCTCAGACTCACTTTACTGTCACTTCAGGAAAAGTGACTCTAcagctcctccttcagtgtTGATCCTCCTTCTGTGTTGATCCTCCTTCTGTGGCCCGTCACCAACAGGGAGCGGCGGAGGAAGTAATGAGAACCTGAACTGAAGGAGGCAGCTATGCAGTGGGACCAGGTAGAGGCAAACCGGCACATCCTGGGGGCGCTCCTGGCCCAGGCAGAGAGGGAGGCTCACGCCCTGGAACCACTCGCCTCCCGGACAGTTGCGGCTCTTGCCGAACCCTTCCCCCTTGACAGGCGTGGCTCTCCATAAGATGACGGCGGCAGGCGACGTGCAGTCGTTATTAGAGGCGGTGGCGGAGGCATGCGGCTGGCTAGCGGCAGAGTGGGTGGTCCGCCTCCTACCCCTGCTCACTGGGGAGGCGCAAACAGCGGCCCTGGGGCTGCCCCCAGCAATGGTGGATTCCAGCTGTAcacagtctatgatccaccagagcctggttcggcccggggcattggtggaagcattgtgggtaaaaaTTAGGTATGTGGATGGGGCtgttcacgagtatcctataGTGTCAGGGGaaattagacacaggaggaaacataATGTAAAGGTTGCAGTTAACTCCGCCTTACGCACCAAATAATCTTGGGAACCGATTGGCCGGAGTTTGACAAATTAATGGTCCGTTCCCGGCAGACGGGGTCATGCGTTATGTGTGCAGTTGGACAGAGGGAGGTACGGAATCTCAGTTCAGTGCAGCATCAACGTCATAAAAGGAGACTAGACCCTCCTCATAATCCACCAAAACCCCCACCTTCTGAGGCTGAGACTTCAGAGAGAGACGGACTGGAGGGCCAGCAAGAGCTGAGTACTCATTCTCATTCCTCAAATATGTCATCCAGAAACCTTTCTGAGGAGTCGGTGTGATATTCTTCCCTTCCTGTTGATCGACTCTCTCATCACTCCTAAATCCCACTCAGTCTTTCCTTCAGCCTGAACCTCGTAGTAAAATCTTCCTGAAGAGAAACTCTGCTTTGTTaagacaataacacaataatcaAATATCTGTGGATTGTCTGGAAGATTCTTCTCTACATCACCATGTGTAACTTGTTTTCCATCATCAGACAGGATGAGCTCAGGATGTGCTGAATCAGGATCAAGTGTCAGATCCACTGCAGACTGCTGGACCCTCTTCAGCTTGACCAGCTTCATCTGTTAACTGAgcgtctcctccagctggttCACAGCTCTCATCACAGTCCCCTCATATGAAGGTGGACTGACTCTGACTCCAGCCCAGTTCTTGGTGGGTGGAGCAGCCTTCAGGGTCCTGAggctctggaggaggtggatgtgGTCTTCAGAGCGTGAGAGCTGCTCCACCTCAGTGCTTCTCTTCTTCAACTCACAGATTTCTTGTTCCAGCTCTTTGATGAAGCCTTCAgcctgtttctctgtctttctctgcttctctttgatCGTGTCGATGAGCTCGGCCTGGCTTCTCTCAACAGACTCCTTCAGAGCGGTGAAGACCTGAACACCACCTgctatctctctgtctgcatcttccTCACTGAGCTCCACCGAGTGTTTGATCTCCTGAATCTTCAGTcgtctcttctggatcatctGCTGGGTTTCAGCCTCAGTCCTCTCCATCTCggccttctttccttcatattcTTCTTTCAGAGGAACAACATCATGGTTCTTGTGGTATACAACAGTGcagagcatgcagacacacgtcTGGTCGGGTCCGAGAACCCTTGATTGACACTTTGGAGGGTCTCTGTGTCTGTACGTCATTATTGACATTCATTCCGTCATCATTTTATGAAACCAAATGGTCCCACCTTGGGTTTGAACCAAGGGTCTATACCTCCGGTCCAGAAAAATGCTTACGTTTTTTATGtaccatatttatctattattgtactgtttgcatgtttattgttttaaatagttttctaaCTAGAAATGTTGCTTGCTTTGGCTTTTGAAAAACTACTCTGTGTTTTATGGCATCTGGGAAATGTTTTTGGAATTAGTTAAAAATGGTGATATTGAagataagaataagaataataatgcatttaatttatgtagcgcttttcaaggtactcaaagacactttatataacatatttttgcttttgcaatagtcaattctggaggtgatgaaggcgtggattaaagtttcagcagctgatgaggaaagtgatgggcggagacgggcaatgtttcttaggtggaagaaggaggttctggtgatttgtttgatgtgatgttcaaatgagaggttgctgtcaaacatgactccgaggttgcggatgtgaggggagggagacagagtggagttgtcaatggtgaggcagaagttgtgactggttttggtgagagatttgggaccgatgatgatcatatccgatttatcacagttgagtttgagaaagttggtttgcatccatgatttaatgtcagtgaggcagttggtcagagtggactgagtagtagtggtaatggcctttgtggagatgtagagctggacatcatcagcgtagcagtggaagaggagaccgtgatgacgtataatgtttccaagagggagcaggtagaggatgaacagaagaggaccaagcaccgaaccctgggggacgcctgagacagaggagcagtggaggaggtgcagttgttgatgctgggAAACCgtattgaaatggctcgaacagataggtgggttttgagttgtgcagcgacgacgcgTTCCAATATTTTtggcaggaagggaagatttgagatgggccggaaattgctcatggtctcagggtcgagtccaggtttctttgaggatgggggtgacagcagccagtttaagtgtgtcggggactgagccagagttgagggaggagttgattattgaTATGATGAGTGTTGCGATGGCCGGaagacattccttggtgagagtagatggtatgggatccagaatacaggtggagcttcttaTTCCTGTTGTGaaggagaactgagaaaggggctgaggggtgaatatggaGAGGGCGGGTGGAGAGATAGAAAGGCCGGAGGAGGTGTCAATTTTATAATAAGAGGAAAGAGTTGCAtttgtcgactgtaaaggatttggaggtgcaGTCTCTGgatttgagaagcttgtttattgttgagaagagagcctttgggttggaggagccagagtgtatgaggtgtgagtagtcGGTGGACCGGGCTGAGACGAGAGCgtctttgtattgttgaaggtagtcagagtgggcttggagatggactgttaaagCGTTTTTTTTGCAGTCTTTTCAAGCTGGCACTTACAGgattttcatgtgttttattattattattttttgtttattatttgttattgcatttatttatattccatgtcgtttatttattaaattatatttggtattgtaaatagttttttaacatgtttgacttttctttattttaaagtgaTATTTGGGGGAAGGTTCTGATGTATACGTACAATGAATTTGAGTgtataaaatcaataaatatatgtttgctTTTTAAAGGAGAATATATCTCCCTGGATGCATTGCTGTAGAAGTATAACGTTACAGAAAATGAGATATAAAAGTACTGTACTTCCAAATAAGTACATTCGCTGAAAAAGTCTGTAAATATAGTGATTCAAAATCATTATAAATAGTCAAAAATGACAACACTTTCATTATAAAGcaccacaaataaataaatccaaatcTGTGAGCAATGCAAAGCTACTTCCCGCATCGTCCACTAGGAGGCGACACCTCCTCAGAGTTTTTACTATAAATTCACGCGCAGATGGAGACGCACCTATAATCTGAGTCTCCTGATGTCCCTGAAcgcaataatacaaatatgcaaagaaagttgtacatgttgtgtagCTGTGGCCGTGGGAGGAACTGCCATCTGCTCATATGTGCTATTTAATAAGAAATCAACCTAAAAAAAGTGTTAAAGAGtcatttaatataaaaaaacattgagaaTTACTGCAAAACCTTATATGGTGTCGGTTTAATGGTTtaatttgtggtttttaacTGACACTGAAAAAAGAGATTCCATTTTGGTTTAGTGCCATACTTTAAGAgtttaaagtatattttgaaGATTATCAGAATAAAACAGTAAATCGCAATTTATAAGATCTTCTTttcacaaaacaatacaaatataaaaatataataaaaacaatatatatttttatttatgccAATAAttgtgattatattattatatattgtatatgtatatgtatattgatatatatatattatatgtatatgtatatatacacatacacatatattaagtattttacatttttgtgtgtatgttttgatatatttatatatatattatatgtatgtatatatatacatatatacagtaagtatttaaaaatgttttgtgtatgttttaaacAGTTTACATtagtaaagaagaaaataacaggaaagtaaagcaaataaacaaaagtaaagaaataaaagcaacaaataaataaaaaatataataaaagcaacaaaaaaataaataataataattaatcaaaaaCACGCACCCACAGACCCACACATGGCCTTTACATTCGTTTGTGTGATATATATTTGTAAGACTAAAGTTGCGTGTCACGTTTCAAACCACTACACCTCAGAGTTGTGTCAACCCAGCCGCCCCAAACTGGACGTCCCGCATTCCTCAGAGGATCAATGGCCGCCGTCCCCCTGAGGCGGCGACACGTCGGGGCTTTAAGTTCACGCTGAATCAGAGAAGGCCCCAAAACGTGTCGCATCACTGAAGGCCGGGTCACACGTCGTCATacgtgtcgtgtgtgtgtactatatGCTGTCATCATTGAAGGCCAGAAGAGGAGGTGTCATGAGATGATATGCATGTGTATGGTGAAGATGGCAGCAGCACTATTATTCGTGATATAATAGCAGCAGCAATAATTAGTGATCAGCGGTTtcatctgtaataataataatagtttttatattgtttcatGCACACATAACTGCGAACCCAGATCATCAACCAGATCACGTGactatacttttatttatttattaaatcataCACATCACATTGtgaaatatacacattttgacTTCCTTTTATGCACTTTTGGACAATGAGATTATTcattcatatcttttttttcctttagttAGTTAGATAGTTGAGTAGTTAGTTAGCTTGCTAAGTCCACCATGATGTCATGCTACATTGGAGACCTGCCAAttaccttgtagccccgccctaaagcatacccagcttcatggtctgtttgactctaaactaccataatttaccaaataaaaatcacgctgtattgaagatgacttgaaactagagattgagaccaaaaactcatgtttacaatgtttactgagggaataaatcaagagaagtagagtcatttatatagacttctatacaaccagaggagtcgccccctggtggtcaggagaaagaatgcagctttaacgcatgaagcatagacttctatacaaccagaggagtcgccccctgttggtcaggagagagaatgcagctttaacgcatgaagcatagacttctatacaaccagaggagtcgccccctggtggccaggagagagaatgcagcttcaacacatgaagtatagacttctatacaaccagaggagtcgccccctggtggtcagtagagagaatgcagctttaatacatgaagcatagacttctatacaaccagaggagtcgccccctggtggtcaggagaaagaatgcagctttaacacatgaagcatagacttctatacaaccagaggagtcgccccctggtggtcagtagagagaatgcagctttaacacatgaagcatagacttctatacaaccagaggagtcgccccctggtggtcaggagaaagaatgcagctttaacacatgaagcatagacttctatacaaccagaggagtcgccccctggtggtcaggagagagaatgcagctttaacacatgaagcatagacttctatacaaccagaggagtcgccccctggtggccaggaaagagaatgcagctttaacacatgaagcatagacttctatacaaccagaggagtcgccccctggtggtcaggagagagaatgcagctttaacacatgaagcatagacttctatacaaccagaggagtcgccccctggtggtcaggagagagaatgcagctttaacacatgaagcatagacttctatacaaccagaggagtcgccccctggtggtcaggagagagaacgtcctcttgtttcctctcatgcACATTCTCCACCCTTAGGCATGAAATGTCACGGTGAGTGTTTGAAGAGCCGGTGA
Above is a genomic segment from Cyclopterus lumpus isolate fCycLum1 chromosome 6, fCycLum1.pri, whole genome shotgun sequence containing:
- the LOC117732882 gene encoding E3 ubiquitin-protein ligase TRIM39-like — protein: MSAASWQLIEDQFLCSICLDVFTDPVTIPCGHNFCKACITQHWNINVPYHCPNCKKSFSTRPELQVNTFISEMVAQFRQSAQQKASSSSSEQQAAKPGEVPCDGCTGTKLKALKSCQVCLESYCETHLEPHLTRPGLKRHQLIDPVENLEGRMCTKHDKLLELFCKTDQMCVCMLCTYSDHKNHDVVSLEEEYEGKKAEMEKTEAKTQQMIQKRQLKIQEIKLSVELSEEDADREIAGGVQVFTALKESVERSQAELIDTIKEKQRKTEKQAEGFIKELEQEICELKKRSTEVEQLSRYEDHLHLLQSLRTLKAAPPTKNWAGVRVSPPSYEGTVMRAVNQLEETLSKQMKKLFEVELKRIQQSAVDLTLDPDSAHPNLILSDDGKQVKLGDVKKNLPDNPQRFDYCGIVLAKQSFSSGRFYYEVQVKGKTEWTLGVMRESINRKGLITASPQKGFWMIWLRNENEYSARADPPVRLSLKSRPQKVGVLVDYEEGLVSFYDVDAAALIYSFTGCCFTEKLFPYFSPCLNDGGKNSAPLIISPVNHTE